TCTACTTGATGTTTCGGTACTTATTTTAGGAAGAATAATGCCAATAACACCAGAACGCTTTGTACGTAGTGATTGTGCTGAAACACTTGGCATATAACCCGTATCCTCTACAATTTTCATAATACGCTTTCGAACGTCTTCACTTACATATCCATTATTATTTAAAGCGCGTGACACGGTGGTCCGCGAAACATTAGCCATTTTTGCTATATCATTGATTGTTGTCATTCTAGCTCCTCCATCACAAAACACATACACTTTAATCATTTGTTATCTATCATATTTCATTTGTAAATGTTTGTCTAACTGGATTTTATTCTAACATCACGTCACCCTAAATCTACTTCATAAGTCTGATGTAGTACTCCAACTAATTCTCGATACCACTTTCATGCCAATCACCGATTCAATATTTTCCTGCTAACGCTACACTAAATTTAGTTCAATAAAATCAAAAGGAGTTTTACAAATGGAGAAACAATATGTAGCGGTTATTACAGGAGCGTCAAAAGGACTTGGAAAGGCATTAGCATTGTCTTTTGCTAAAGAAGGATACTCATTAGGCTTATGTGCACGCGGAAATGAAGAACTAGATGAAGTAGTTAAGCAAGTTGAGGAGTTAGGCGCTACCGTTGTAGCAAACACAGCGGATGTGACACAGGTAAAAGATGTTGATCGATTCATTTCAGTAGTGGAGGATGCATTTGGTTCCATTGATGTACTGATTAACAACGCATCGACGTTTGGTCCTGGGCCAACTTTACTTGCTGACTACCCAGCTGATCAATTTGAAGAAGTCATTAGAGTTAATACATCAAATCCATTTCTGGTTACGAAACGAGTACTTCCTGGCATGTTAGCAAAAGGAAAAGGTTCTATTATAAATGTGACGTCAGAAGTAGGGAAAACCGGATTAGCTGAATGGGGAGCTTATAGTATATCTAAATTTGGTTTAGAAGGTCTTACAGCCATTTGGGCAGATGAACTTGATGACACAGGTGTTAGGGTCAATATGGTCGACCCAGGTGAAATGAATACAGAAATGCATGAAACAGCCGTCCCAGACTGTGATTATGAATTGGCGTTACCTGATGATGTAGTAGATGTATTTCTCTATTTAGCTTCTGAACAGGCAAAGGATGTGAATGGAGAACGTTATGAAGCCCAATCCTTTACTAGAAAAGGAAGTGAACTGTCATGAATACACTTGCTACCTCATTTCACATTCCAGAGTTCCTTCATGCTGAAGTACCACCTGAGCATAAAGGAATGAGCCGGGACGAAGTTAGGTTAATGGTGTTACAAGAAGATGAAGATAGTGCGTACCACAAACGTTTTGAAGAAATTGATCAATTTCTAGAAGATGGTGATGTTATAGTATTAAATAATAGTAGAACCATTCCCCCAGTTTTGAAAGGGTGCCTAGGGAAACAAAACGTAGAAATCCGTCTGTCTAGAAAAATTTCTACAAATCAATGGGAGGCGTTACTACTAGGAACATTTCGTCAAATCAATGTTCCGATTCAGTTTCCAGAAGGACTAGAAGCTACCATTTCAGGACTTGGTTCAGAGCCACCGCTCGTTACCTTATCTTTTTCAAAGGGTGGGAGTTCACTGCTTGATTATATTTATCGATACGGTGAACCAGTACGGTATGAATACATTCACCATCCATGGCCGTTAGAAACCTATCAAACGGTATATGGAGCTATACCTGGTTCTGTTGAAATGCCTTCTGCTGGTCGTGCATTTACGTGGGATTTACTTTCCAAACTAAAAGCAAAAGGGGTCCAGACCACTTACATTCAACTCCATGCTGGATTAAGCTACTATGAACAAAATCGTTGGCCAAATCCTAAAAATCATCCTGAAGCTTTCAATGTCCCAGAAGAAACTGCAAGGCTTATCACTCAAGCTAAACAGAATAGTAACCGTGTAATTGCTGTCGGAACTACAGTCGTTCGCGCACTTGAATCTGCCGTTAACGAACATGGTGAGGTTAAAGCTATCTCTGGCATTACAAGGCTTTACATCGACCAGAATCATCGCGTTATTACAGTAGATGGACTACTGACGGGATTTCACGAACCAGAAGCAAGTCACTTGCATATGCTGACGGCTTTTTTGCCAGAAAAGAAACTCATGAAAGCTTACGGGGAAGCTCTACACAAAGGCTATCTATGGCACGAATTTGGAGATATGAATTTAATCCTTCCAGCGGGGAATCTTGAATGAATTGGCATCACGGGGGTCTATACGTAAAGGACCTAGTTGCTTCAAAATGCTTTTATGAGCAGATGTTTGAATTTAAGAAGTACACTTCCCTTGCGTATGAGGAGGAGCAAATTGTCATCCTTAAGCATGAAGATATACTACTTGAGTTGATCGAGGATGAGGAACATCACTATTCGAATTCGCCTCATTTTTGCTGGGAAGTGGATGAGTTGGAAGAAACAATATCACGACTCGCTTCGCTATCATTACAACCTGTTGAAGGTCCTTATACCGTTTCGGAAACAGGTTGGTACACAGCTTTTTATCAAGGTTTAGATGGAGAAATGATTGAATTGTTACAGAAAAAATAAACTTTTTGAAGCATGTCCAAAAATAGCAATCATATGAAAGAGCTTGGAAACCCAAGCTCTTTCTATGGGGCGACCTATTCTCCGCCACCTCCACTACCGTCTCCAAAACCACCATCACCATCAAAGAAACTACCACCGCCAGCGCTATGATTATCCCTTTGGTCGTCATAGAAAGCTGGGCCACTAGATGCTTTTTTACCAATACCAATGGCAATCACAATAACAGCGAAAATGATAAATACTATATCCACTTTGAATCACCTCTTACTCTTTTCATACGAACGAGATGACGGATTCATTTCAAATTTTTGGTAAATTAAGTGAATTTATTATCCATCTTACGTTTTAACAATAGATTACATATTGTGTGTCAAACACAATAACAAGCACTAATCTGCCTGTTCCTCTGCTTATTTCTTCTCTACATATGGCCGTACAATCTTTTATATTTTTTCTGCAAACACAATATAAAGAATAGGATTAAAGGAAACACATTCTACCTGATAACCATTGTCTTTTAACCAGTTCAAAAGCAAGGAGCGATCAGCATAATATTCATCATGGATTGCTTCAAGAGCTTCATGGTTCTCATCTTCCTCGTACTTGGCTAGCTTCGCATTTCGATCATACTCATCTTCGAACATGAGGTCAGCTATAGCAATACGTCCATTCTTTCCTATAACACGGTCCATCTCTTTAAGTGCCAATAGTTTTTGTGTATCAGGAATGTGATGAAGAGCATAACTCGTCACAATGAAATCAGCTTGCCCATCCATTAATGGTAGAGCTAAAAAGTGACCATGGCGAACATCTATCTCAGGATGCTTTTCTTTGCAAACTTTTAGCATCTCTTCGGACTGATCTACTCCAATCATCTCAACATCCTTTTCCAAAAATAGAGATGCCAAGTTACCCGTACCTGTACCAATATCTACTCCTATTTCATCTGGCATCGGTGAAATAAACGACTCCACCTTAACTAACGCTTCATGGTAATGCTCATGTACGTTAAAACGATATCCAGTCGTTTTAATGTTTTCATCATAGTCGTGAGCTTGATTATCGAAATTCCATTTATCTTCCCAGTCATTCCGTATTTGTTTTAACTCTTTTAGTTGTTTGGAAAGTTTGAAAAGATCTTCAGCAGCTAGATTATGCTCTTTTTGCTTTTCAAGCATGTCATCAACTGTCGTAATCATATCCTTCATTTGGAGCCACTGTTCATAAAGGGCAGATCGTTGAACGTTTAAATAAGTTTCGATCTCATTCCCATTTTCAAGAGCTTCTTTTATTTGACTAGTTGACATTCCGATCTCACGAAGAGCCAGAATTGCCTGTAACCGCCATAAATGTGTTTCATTGTAATACCGATACTCATTTTCTCCTTTTTCCGGCTGAATGAGCCCCTTTTCTTCGTAAAACCGAATCGTTCTCGGGGTTGTATGTAATTGATTAGCTGCTTCTTTTATTTTCATGTAACTTCCTCCCTTTTCTTATGTCATTATCATAAGGGTTTCCGTGACGTTAAGGTAAAGGAGTTTTCATAAAGAATTATTTTGAAAATGAAAATAAGAACTCCACGTTTGGAATAACACCCGTCGAAATAATTCGTCTAACTCCCCTGTGATGGCTGTATCATTTGGTGTTACTCCTTCTACATATTCTTCAATAAACGTGAGTTGTTCTTCCATATATCGTTGCAAACGTGGCTGCGGTCCAACTTGTTCTTTTTCACTTGCTTCTATTTTCATTTCTTTGATTCGTTCAATATTCAAGCGAAGGTTAGCCGGTAAGTTCAGATCTTCTACCATTCTGGAAAACTGAAGCGGTGGCATACTGTCATATTGCTTCATCCAGATACACGCCAGTAAAGGTCGTAACACATTAAGATAGTGCTTCACTGTAACCGTTTCTTTGTTGGTGATATCTTTGTAATTCCTTTTTGCCATGTGGAAATAATGATACATCACCGGTTTCACTGAAAAAACGTTGGGTTGAAGATCGAATAACTGGGTTGTAAATTCCTCATCTTGTTGATATATAATAGAGGATTGAAGCCACTCGAGCATCGAAGGATTTGATTTGCGAAAAAGCTGCAGTGCTTTCGTTAATTCCCAA
This genomic stretch from Pontibacillus yanchengensis harbors:
- a CDS encoding SDR family NAD(P)-dependent oxidoreductase is translated as MEKQYVAVITGASKGLGKALALSFAKEGYSLGLCARGNEELDEVVKQVEELGATVVANTADVTQVKDVDRFISVVEDAFGSIDVLINNASTFGPGPTLLADYPADQFEEVIRVNTSNPFLVTKRVLPGMLAKGKGSIINVTSEVGKTGLAEWGAYSISKFGLEGLTAIWADELDDTGVRVNMVDPGEMNTEMHETAVPDCDYELALPDDVVDVFLYLASEQAKDVNGERYEAQSFTRKGSELS
- a CDS encoding S-adenosylmethionine:tRNA ribosyltransferase-isomerase — protein: MNTLATSFHIPEFLHAEVPPEHKGMSRDEVRLMVLQEDEDSAYHKRFEEIDQFLEDGDVIVLNNSRTIPPVLKGCLGKQNVEIRLSRKISTNQWEALLLGTFRQINVPIQFPEGLEATISGLGSEPPLVTLSFSKGGSSLLDYIYRYGEPVRYEYIHHPWPLETYQTVYGAIPGSVEMPSAGRAFTWDLLSKLKAKGVQTTYIQLHAGLSYYEQNRWPNPKNHPEAFNVPEETARLITQAKQNSNRVIAVGTTVVRALESAVNEHGEVKAISGITRLYIDQNHRVITVDGLLTGFHEPEASHLHMLTAFLPEKKLMKAYGEALHKGYLWHEFGDMNLILPAGNLE
- a CDS encoding VOC family protein, which encodes MNWHHGGLYVKDLVASKCFYEQMFEFKKYTSLAYEEEQIVILKHEDILLELIEDEEHHYSNSPHFCWEVDELEETISRLASLSLQPVEGPYTVSETGWYTAFYQGLDGEMIELLQKK
- a CDS encoding MerR family transcriptional regulator; the protein is MKIKEAANQLHTTPRTIRFYEEKGLIQPEKGENEYRYYNETHLWRLQAILALREIGMSTSQIKEALENGNEIETYLNVQRSALYEQWLQMKDMITTVDDMLEKQKEHNLAAEDLFKLSKQLKELKQIRNDWEDKWNFDNQAHDYDENIKTTGYRFNVHEHYHEALVKVESFISPMPDEIGVDIGTGTGNLASLFLEKDVEMIGVDQSEEMLKVCKEKHPEIDVRHGHFLALPLMDGQADFIVTSYALHHIPDTQKLLALKEMDRVIGKNGRIAIADLMFEDEYDRNAKLAKYEEDENHEALEAIHDEYYADRSLLLNWLKDNGYQVECVSFNPILYIVFAEKI
- a CDS encoding nucleotidyltransferase domain-containing protein, which encodes MKEEILDSLHTLERVHQIRILYACEAGSRAYGLASESSDYDVRFIYIAHPEWYLSIDQKRDVIEKPLHNQIDLSGWELTKALQLFRKSNPSMLEWLQSSIIYQQDEEFTTQLFDLQPNVFSVKPVMYHYFHMAKRNYKDITNKETVTVKHYLNVLRPLLACIWMKQYDSMPPLQFSRMVEDLNLPANLRLNIERIKEMKIEASEKEQVGPQPRLQRYMEEQLTFIEEYVEGVTPNDTAITGELDELFRRVLFQTWSSYFHFQNNSL